Within Aythya fuligula isolate bAytFul2 chromosome 34, bAytFul2.pri, whole genome shotgun sequence, the genomic segment CAGCAGATAGGTCAGAGCCCAGCGGGCAGTGAAAGGCAGCCCTGAGGGCCACCAGGGCTGCTCCTCTCAGTGGCAGCAGGGTTCTTGGCCCTGAGCTGGGACTGCTCTCCCGGCTCCAGAGGtgatgggaagaaaggaaagttGAGATCAGTAAAGTTTTCATGGCTTCTTTATTCCCTATTTGTACACTGGAAGCCTAGTTCTATAAGTAGTTTAGATGATACTGTCAAAGTAAGTAAACTAATTAACAGGAAGAAGGCCAAGAATAATATTAAATCAGAATCAAAGATATTGAAGACATTCTTGATACCTAAGAGGCACGTAGAAAAAGAGTTTCCTCACTGCACCCTTGAGCTCCTTGTTTCTCATGCTGTAAATGAGAGGTTTCAGTGCTAGAGGCACCACTGAGTACAGAAATGACACCACCAGGTCtagggatggggaagagatggACGGGGGCTTTGGGTAGGCAACTGTTGCAGTGATGACTATCAGGGACACCACGGCCAAGTGAGgaaggcacgtggaaaaggctttgtgctgtccctgctcagagggcatcctcagcaccaCTCTAAAGATCAGCACATAGGAGACCACTatgtaaacaaaacagaaatactaaaGAAATACTACTACCCTGAAGACCTGCACGTAGGACACCacaatgtaaataaaacaaccaaagcCCAAAGAAACACTAAACACAAGTGCCCCAGCTTccctgaggtaggcatctgagcaggagagcttgaggatgtgggggatctcacagaagaactggtccactGCATTGAcatggcagaggggcagggaaaatgtgttggcTGTGTGAaggacagcattgagaaagccactggcccaggcagctgctgctatctgggcacaagctctgctgtcCAGGAGGTTCccatagtgcaggggcttgcagatggcaacgtagtGGTCATAGGCCATGACAGTGAGGATAGAAAACTCCACACGTGCCAGgaaggcaaagagaaagaacTGTGCAACACATCCTTGATAGGAGATGACCCCATTGTCCCAgagggaattggccatggctttggggagagtggtggagatgcagcccaggtcgaggagggcgaggttgaggaggaagaagtacatgggggtgtgcaGGCGGTTGTTGCAGGCTACAGAGGTGAGGATGAGGCcattgcccaggagggcagccaggtagatgcccaggaagagcgcaaagtgcaggagctgcagctcccgctTGTCTGCGaatggcagcaggaggaactcactcacagagctgctgttcagCATTTTCTGACATTGAACACAGTTGTCTGTTGAAGAGTAGAATGCAGAGCAAAGTTAGAACGGACTTCAATAAGGAAAACCTATTCCATGTCTTAGAACATCCCCCAGACGATCGTCTCTCATTGCAGGAGAACCTGTATGAATCTCATTGCTTCCATTCTGAGCTCTCTGTGCAATGCTCTGGGATTCTCAGTCTCCTGTACAATCCTGACAACACATTACCATCAAACTTGCATCCTCTGCAATGCAGGAATGGGAAAACACACAACCAAAAAAAGTCTTCTCCTTCAGAAAAACCAAGCCTCAATCTTCTTCTGGAAATGACACCTTATAAATGCCATTCCCTACAACATATTCAACTTCTCCCTGGAGAAACAGATTGAACCATCCTGACAGATGCTATCAGGCATCGGATGTGCCAGCTGTAGAAGACCCCTTCGGCAACCCCacctgcagtgccctgctgccaAAGCCTCACAGTGTCAAGAGCCTGCAGATGTGTCCTGCCACACGCTGCCCTCTGTTGTTGTGCTCCTCACTGCCTCCAAGCCcactctcctcccctcctctccccgtgCCAGCTGCggtcagagcccccagccctgctgcgctgtgcagaggagctgctcctgggcacagctgtctctctgcagtgctgcctgattgccaggagctccccttgggcccaggagccctgcccagctcagcagcacagcacccgaCCATGGCATCACTTGCTCTGTGCCCTTGGGCTCCCTCGAGTTGTCCCCAAAGCCTCAGGGCTGACAGCTCCCAAAGGCAGCAGGGTCTCTGCTGGGGTGTGGTGTCTGAAGCATACCAAATTCATCACTGTCTGTCCTCTGAACACAGGGGAGATGACGTTTACACAGGTGATTTGTGCTTTTAGACTGTGGTTGTCAAACATGTTGTCCTTTAACCTGTTGGGCACTGAAACACCTCTGAGCTGTTAGCTCACACCCATTGTTCAGAAGCTTTTTTGTTGAAATATAGATGgtttaaaaggacaaaaaatgaagatataaGAATACCAGtaacaatattaataaataataatgcattttattattattataatgaCATGTataaagcaagtgatgcacagagCAATTGCTCATCACACACTGACAAATGCCCAACCAGTTTCCCCAAGCAGTGTTCCCTCCTAAACCTGGATAGCATGCATTATGTTCTCCTGTGCAGGTGCCATGACCTTTCTTTGTTTGAGGGCAATAcaagctttcagaaggatttggaacacttgcttccctttctcaaattcttctgctgctgtgttgccccatGGGATGATGACATCAGTATGTtggaggtgttcaggagcttccctgTGTTCCAGGGCAgtctggatcagcccatggcaaaagTAGGGCTGTGCTTCCAGCCCTGGGGCACGGGATTCCAGGTGGGCAGGACAACCCTCCATGTGAAAGCAAAGTGTGGCTTTCGTACTGCCGCtgaagggatggagaaaaatgcattagcaatattaATTGTGGCATagcacttggctgcctttgactccaGTTCGTACTGACTGAAGTTCTACCatgcctggcacagcagcactcagtggtggtgGGACTTCATTCAAGCCACAGAAGTGCACCGTTATCTTCCACTCACCATTAGAATTTTGCACTGTCCATATGGCACTATTAAAGGGTGAGAGAGTATTGCTGATCACCCCGTGGCTCTCCAGTTGACGAACCagctcatggatgggaatcagggagtctctgTTAGTGCAATATTACCTCGGGCGCActgttgtggtagcaattggcaccTGCTGCTCATTGGCCATCAGCACCTCCACAGCAGAAGGGTCCTGTGAAAGAGTGGGCAAGGTAGACAACTTTTTCCTGTCCTCCGTCTCCAAGACAGCTATGCCATAAGCCCACCAATACCCTTGTGGACCTTTGAAGTACCCGCTCCTGAAGTAATCTATGCCAGGGTTACACAGAGCCTCCAGGCCAGTGCCAATGGGTTGCACTGGGACTGGCctcccgctctactctgcgctggtgcagcctcacctcgagtactggGTTCatttctgggcaccacagtacaagaaggacattaaactgttggagagtgtccagaggaggacatcgaagatggtgaagggcctagaggggaagacatacgaagagcggctgagggcacttggcctgttcagcctggagaagaggaggctgaggggggacctcatcacggCCTACAACTTCCTTGTGAGGAGGAGCGGAGAGGCGGGTGACCGatttattctctgtaaacaccattgataggacccgtgggaatggtgttaagctgaggcaggggaaatttaggctggacatcaggaagaggttcttcaccgagtGGATGGTtacacactggaacaggattCCCAGGGGTGTAGTCACTgtaccaagcctgtctgaatttaaaaagcaattggactgtgcactttgtcacatggtctaaacttttgggcagactTGTgaggtgccaggagttggacttgatgatccttatgggtccttccaactcgggatattctatggttctacgATTTCCCACTGTTCCCAGTTAGACTCATTTCAGCCTCCAGTGCAGTTAACTCTTGGGTTTGATGTGCCAGGCCAATAATCCTCAAAGACCAATACACCCGAttgtcctctccctcccccagggTGGAGGCTGGGCCCCTCTAGTTCTGCTCATAGTATTCTTTACTCTGTTTGGAGGATTACCCACTAGAAATTGGAGCAGCAAGTGTCTCAGATGAACCACTTTTTGACAATCATTTTCCTTGTGCTTCATGTATCCGTGCCTCTAAGGTGGAGGTCGATTTTTGCATTCCATTTTCTCATGGTCTCTCCATGGTCACACAGTCAAAGCACACGATGGAACCTGGTAAGTACCCACTATGTCACCTTTCTTGAGCAGAGGGATGCTTACAGCTGATAGCTGAGCTATTGGTTCGtgcaggtggggaggaagctATATTCTCTTGGAGCTGTTGGACGTCTTGGGAAAGATTCTTTCTGGACGAGACACAGGCCCatagggaagaagagagactttctttGTAATGCCATAGTTGGCTAGCCAATTCATCCACCATGGGTTCCTCTTGGTCTTTCCTGGTCATTACTGCCAATGGGTTGGCATACGATGATGGTGTGCTCTGTACAAACTCCTGCCACATGGGTtatgtacacttgacttcatctggatctttggatagCTGTTTGTTATCTAGGTTTCTACAAATGGCCTTCAGCTTGCCTAATTTCCTCAGGTACTGGATACCCTTCTGCATGGTGCTCCACTTTCCTGGTTGACATACAAGATCTTCCTTCAAGGGAGACCTTTCCTTCAAGCATGATGGGAGTAAGTTCCTTGTGCCCTTTTCCAACGGCTTTGTCCATCACCCCTTCCCTAGAGGGAGATTCTGGCTTCTTGGCTTCCCTGATCTCCAATTCCATGCTATTGGCACTATTCTCCCACCACTGGAGCAGCCAGATGACAATATGCTCTCCGAGatgatggctgaaatattttcccataCCTCGTAGCTTACCCTGGGAAAGGGATCGCTTGGTTTCTGATGTTTATATGATCTCTTCTTCTTTGTCCCCCTGCTTCCAAGATGGCCCAACTTTGGAGAAACCTGCCTCATcttcttcttcattctttcttgtCTGAGTAGGAGTTTGTTTCATCTCTGAATAAAAACTGACTTTCACACccattgttttctcttccatgtAGAGGCAACCACTACTGGCACAGGCTGGTTCTCTGGCCCAGCCATGGAACCCAGTGCAGGTGCTGTAGAGGCTGCAGGGCCCATCACAGGAGTTGTTCTGGCTGCAGGGCCTTTTGGATGagttggagtggctgcagggcctATTGCAGGTTTGGGAGTGGCTATAGGGCCTGTCACATGTGTCAGTTTAACTTTGGGCCCACCTCAGGAGCTGGAGTGCCTGCAGGGCCTTTTGCTGGGTTTGGAGTGGCTTTGGACAGGCTATATACCTGtcctggaggagaagggggaggtgcaggagaaagggagagggaagaagtgGTGAAAAGCATCCCACACTGTCCATCCCAGCTCCACTCACCATCACCACCCTCTCTGCATAGATTTACTCTCgaggagaaaaggcaaagagtATAAAAGAGTGTAATTCTAAATAATTTCTAAGAGCTGAAGAGATGGTTCCTGAGTTATGGAGGCGGCAATAATTTTATTCCATCAGTAGTCAGTGTTATTCAATACAGCAAAACAGTAACCTTAAACCAGCCCCCAGAACTGATAAACAGCATGACATGGAAGATAGACAGTTAGTAATGTGCTATGCAACACAATTCTGAAAAGAAGCACAAGAGACCCCAGATCAAAAAGATCAACACTGTGATCAGCAACTATTAAACTGATCTAATGTTTAtaacaaattacttttaaaacgCTGTGGTCAGATCTGTCATCTCAACCTTTGTGCTCCACACTAGGCACCAAGAAGACTTGCTGTGGTTTgaccctgcaggcagctcagcactaCAAAGCTATTCATCCAAGGGGACAGAGGAGAGAACTGGAAGgtaaaaaactgtaaaatttcTTGGGTTGAGGTAAAGACAGTTTCATAGGACACAAAAGGAAGACATTCttattgttttccttaatgttaatgttaatgttaTAGACACTAATAGACTAACAGATTAATAATAACATTATTGTGTGCatattaaaagacagaaaaggtgGTGGTGATTAACTGGAAAGAGTCAGGCCAGAGCATGGCAGACATGCTATGGAATGAGGGGTGGTTATTGTCCTAGTTTTGGCTGCAATAGAGTATATTCTTCTTCCTAATAGCTGGTACGGTGCTGTGTTTCATATTTACAGAGTCACAAAATAGTTTGGGTATAAAAGGACCTTATGGATTACATAATTCCAACTcagctgccatgggcagagacaccttccactagaccagctTGCTCAAAGCCCCGTCCAACCTGGCattgaacacttccagagatggggcatccacaacttctccgggcagcctgttcctcaccaccctctgagtaaagaacttctttctAATACCTAACCTCagtctaccctctttcagtttaaaccATTACCCCTAGTCCTATCGCTACACTCTTTGATGAcgagtccctccccagctttcctgtactcccctttaggtactggaaggccactgtaagctctccctggagccttctgttctccaggctgaacaatcccaactccctcagcccatcttcataggagaggtgcttcagcccaTCACTCATGCTCatggccctcctttggacttgttctaatagcTCCCTGTCCTCCTTACACAAGGAGTCCCAGAGCTGAACTTGAGGTTTGGCCTCACCAGGTCTGAGTTACCAGGGGACAATCATATGTCTTATCCTGCAGACCACACTATTCCTGGTACAaggcaggatgctgttggccttcttggccacctgagcacactgctggttcatatttGGCCGACTATCTACCACTATCCCCAGGGCCCTTATCCCCAGGCAGCTGTCCagcttctcttctccctgcaTGAGTGGGACTGTTGttccccaagtgcaggacccagcgcatagccttgttgaacttcatagagTTGGCCTCAGACCATGGgttcagcctatccagatccctctgcagaacCCTTGAGTAGATCAAGTCTCACTCCTAACTTGGTCTTGTCTATAAACTCACTGAtggtgcactcgatcccctcatccagatcattgcTGAAGgtattgaagagaactggagccagtactgagccctgggggaaaCCACTAGTGAGTGGCCTCCAGCTGCATTCATCTCTATTCACCAAAACTCTTTGGACGCGGCCgttcagccagtttttaacccaatgaagcgtacatccatcctggccttgagcagccagtttctcaaggagaatgctgtgggaaatggctTCAGAAACCTTattgaagtctaggtagaccacatccacaacCATTCTGTCATCCAGTGAGCAAATCACCTTCTCATAGATTGAGATCTGATTTGTCAAGCAGGGTCTGTTTTGGTAAactcatgctgactgggcctcaTCACCCGGTTGTCCTGTTGTGTGATGGTACTCAAGATAACCTGCTCCATGAACTTCCCTGGCTCAGAGGTCAGACAggcaggcctgtagttccccagatcATCACAATCAGGGTGAGCCTTCTGCCTGCAGACATTAACAGCTGACAGAATGGAGCATCTATCCAGGAGAACCTTGAGAAACTACAGGATTTTCTCTATCCAAAGTCTTGATATTTACAAGGAGAAGAGCCTAGTCCTgcacaggaggaagaggaaccCCACACATCAGGACTGGGACCCTGCTGAGTGAGAAGTttccaggaggaggagggcctGGGCACCCCGAGGGATTCGATTTGAGCAGTGTTGCTTGCTCACCAGAAAGCAGGCCAGCTTCTTACAGAGCTGCCTTACGAGGAGCATGGCCACCAAGAAGATCTGAGTTATCAGACTCAGCTCCAATATAGTGTGACTCCACCTGCACAGAGGTGTCCTAGTGAGTAGCTCCTCATTTAGGAGAGGTGCAGGACAGTACCCAGAGAGGTTCTGCCAAGGTGGGGTTCAGGGCCTAAAGCACCTGCTTTGTGCAGAGGTTCTGAGAGATCTGGGTTTATCTGGCCCAGTGGCATAGAGCATCCAAGCAGAGCAAAAGGAGTTTGAGACTGCCTGAAGCGTGGTTTTGGAGCTGCTGTAGCTTTCCTGTCtaggagaaaatggaaagagacagaaataatgCCACAATGTTGACTTCAGGATGTTGAAACTGGacatgaagagaaagaaatcccCAGCTCCTACTGCCCCAGGAAGAGCCCCGAGCaaggtgggaagggaaaggatctCCTTTGCCAGGGGCTGGAGGTCCAGGCCTGGTCCCTGTGCTTGGTGAAACACATCCAGTTTTTCTACACATCAGTGTCACCTTCACATTGCCTTTGCctccttgtcctcactgcctccagtgTTCTGCTCTAACGAGCTCCAAGGTAGGCTGCGtcagtgctggccctcaggggggcactgcaggaaacttgcatctgacttggacttctggagagatgTCTTCAATTGTCTGAGGCTTGTGGGCTCATCACCAAAGTCCCCAGAGGGGTGATTTCAATGCCTTGGGCTgggcctgtgctgctgagctgggctgagctcctgggacagagaaaacacatttcaaaaactCCTATgatgcagagagacagctgtgcccaggagcagatCCTCTGCACAGCGTAGCAGGGCTGAGGGCTCTGACCACAGCTGGCAcggggaaaggagagaaggagagagagctTGGAGGCAGTTGGGAgtgggaggatgctgagagATGCCTGCAGGAGAAATCTGCACAGCCCTTGACAAGGTAAGtgtctggctgcagggccatgcagctgcaggtcTTGGAAGGGTCTCCTGCTGGGTCTTGTTTCTGGGAGGGCAGTGAGCAATGCAGTAGGCTTTGAGAGTCCTGATGGATTGCACTGCGAGGTGGGGAAGTCTGGCAGAAGCCCCTTGGTGTGTCATAACCTAGCTACCCCTGGTCAACCAAGAGTGTGGTGGCCAAGCGTCCTCCAGACACTGCAGGGGATGCAGACTGGATACTGGGATACCCCAGCTTGCAAATATCCAGATCTATCTGAGGGGTGTCCTCCttggctgcaggctgctctccagcaggatGCAGCTCTGTCGTGGCATCCTTGTGTTATCCAGGTGCCTGAAGGAGGAGACAGGTCTGTGCTAAGGCCATGTTGGTGCTGCTGGATGGCTGTCTGGGGGCAGCTAGAGTGAGGCCTCCGCACCCCTGGCTAGGAGGAAAAAGCTAAGATCCTGCTCATGCACTTGCAGACAAGGTGAGGATTCTGTCCAGCTGCACTTGGACTGGAGcttctctgctctcagctgtCTGTACTTTCTTCTCAGGGAAACACCTGAGTGGGATGGTCCTGCAGCTCACCAAAGGGTAGCACAGGACAGCTGAGAAGACGACTGATGGGCAGAGATGCTCTGCTCAGTCTTCCCCAAGGGACGGTCCCTTTGCTTCCTCACATCCACAGAATTTCACCAGGACTGTGGAAGTAATGTCAGGGAGTTCCACAAGCCAATACCTCAACTACGATAGGGCAACTAGGATAAAATAAAGTGAGGAAAATACTTGCAGCTCTCCTCTGCAATCAGCTCAGTTGTTTGCAACGATACTGCAAATCTCATTGAGCTGATATTTGTCTGACTTTCAGTTAGCCAGCCTTCAGTTTTATTGCCTCCTTTCCTCAGAGAACTCTTTTCTAAccattttctgccttctcctcttcaACAGACAAGCAAGtacaaaagcagcaaatgcccaacagcagctctgtgagcgagttcctcctgctggcattcgcagacacgcgcgagctgcagctcctgcacttcgcgctcttcctgggcatctacctggctgccctcctgggcaacggcctcatcctcacctctgtagcctgcgaccaccgcctccacacccccatgtacttcttcctcctcaatctcgccctcctcgacctgggctgcatctccaccactctccccaaagccatggccaactCCCTCTGGGACATCAAGACCATCTCCTATCAAAGGTGTGCTGCACAAGTCCTCTTTTATGTATTCTTCTTTGGTTCAGAGTTTTCAATTCTTACcatcatggcctatgaccgctacattgccatctgcaagcccctgcactacaggagcctcctgggcagcagaacttgtgcccagatggcagcagctgcctgggccagtggctttctcaatgctgtcctgcacacggccaacacattttccctgcccctctgccaaggcaattctgtggaccagttcttctgtgaaatcccccacatcctcaagctctcctgctcagatgcctacctcaAAGAATTTGAGCtacttgttttcagtttttccttagtctttggttgttttgttttcattgtgttatcctatgtgcagatcttcagggcagtgctgaggatgccctctgagcagggcaggcacaaagccttttccatgtGCCTCCCTCATCTGGCCGTGGTCTTTGTGTTTGTCAGCACTGTCctgtttgcctacctgaagcccaACTCaatctcttccccatcccttgACCTAGTGGTGTCAGTTCTGTACTcagtggtgcctccagcagtgaaccccctcatctacagcatgaggaaccaggagctcaaggatgCCTTGAGGAAACTGATGACCtgatatcttaaaaaaaaaaaaaaaagtccattgtCTTCTGCATATGACTCAGAATGCATTGAAGgaacaaagttttctttttaataatttttcatacTGTGGAGAGTGTCATCACAAACTCAGAGCTGTGGGGTGTATGGGCAGGAGGCTAAGCAATGACTGACCGGGCCATAGCTCATTGCTCACTTGCTCTTCGGGGGATAGGATTTCCTAGAAGAGCAGGGCCTACTGTATGTGCATAGGAGACATGGAAAGAGAAACCCagtgctggtgacagcaggcacATCATATGCATGTGGAGAGATGAACACGAAGGAGCACAAAGGCCATCAGCTATTCCTAGAAGTCTCATGAAGGCCAGCTGGACAGATAGTGTCACAAAACCAAGTAACGTCCCCTGCGAAGCCACCTGAAGGCAGTTCTGGGATGTGCTTCCTTGAACCGAGGTCCCTGTGCCCATTCCTCATGTCCTGGGGTATCTcaggggagggcagagcagggcgaGGCACCACATGGCCGAGGTGCCTCCCAGCCTCTGGCAGTGACTGCAGGAGCCAAAGGTTCACTGCAGGCACTGCAGTGCACTGCCTGTGTATGTGCAAGGCAAGGACCTTTGTCTCTCAACAGCCCCATGTGTATGAGGAGCATGGGAGGCCAGCTCAGACATAGGCACCTCACAGAGCCCTGACGTTGCCCTGTGTGACTCCAGAAACAACCCCTGTTTTCCCTGTGAGATTTCTGTCATGCCTCTTGCACAGATTCAATACAGATGCTCCTCTCTTCCATGTCACACTACCGTGACTTTCTGGACTGGGCTGTCAGAGGTTTGGCTCAGAGATTTCTGGGGacttggaaaaggcaggcaTCAAAAGCATATTAAggaatgacaaaaaataaacaaataaataaataaaaggtttgtttattaataaataaacaaacaaataaataaaataaaagtcacctctgctcctgctgacaTGATGGCGAAAGTCCTGCCACAGCCATCTTCAGGTATGTGGCATAAAAAATAACGATATTGCTGAAGCAgtagggaaggggaaagaacgCAATGTGGTGAACCTGGACTTTATCAAGGCCTTTGCCATGCTCTTCTGGAGTCTCCCTTTAGCCAGACTGGTGATATTTGGACTGAAGAAAGGGATGATGATGATGTGAGGGGGAGGGTGGCTGGACATTAGTGGTACAAAGTCCTCCTGCCAGCCAGATACCAGCAGCATCCCTCAGTCATGGGCACTTGGGTCAACACCATTGACCCTCTTTGTTATCTCCCTTTAAATGACACGGAGCACATTTTCAGCTCATTTGTGGCTGATGCCATGCTAGGAGGAGTCCTTGAGCAACTTCCCCTTGCGCAGAGCACAACACTATGTGGGCTGCCGCAGGGcaagttaactccatccctgTCAGACCCAGTACAAGCAGACACTCGATTGCCATGCCGACTGTGAGATCCCCTCTGCCTACACAGCCAGTAGGACCCTTACAGGAAGAAGGCCTGGCTATAGGTCGTCATGTTCCTTCTTGGCGGTAAGGAactggacaggcttgagaggttGCTTGCGGGAACCTCATGAGACTCCCACCTGCTCTCATGAGACgccacctggagtactgcattcatcTCTGAGGCTCCCAGTACAAGAATGACTTGAAGCtattagagtgagtccagacAAGGACCACAAGGATGATGAaggggctggagtacctctcctattAAAACACGCTGAGGGAGTTggtgttgttcagcctggagaaggctctgaggagaccttaGAGCATCCATCCAGTCCTTAAAGTGGGCcaacagaaaagctggagagagaCTTTTTCTCAGTGTGTGCAGAAATTCactattttaatgcagaaatccAAGTATTACCTGAAGAATAATTCAGCCCATAGCCCCTTTCTCTTACATTTACTCTCTTGCTCACCTGAATCACTGCCCCTAACACTACCATTAAATTGCTCTATTTCATCGTAGACTTCTTGACAGACGTAAACAAAACCCTTAAGCATAATGCTTGCCCATACCCTAACCAGAGACCTGACACCACAAGGAGAACACCAAACGCTCCATCTAAAACTTTGCTTAATATCTAACCCAGAAAGGTCAAATCTAGTCCCTAGGAGAGTAGAAGGAGGTCAGCTCTACCTCAGgatctcctgctgcagcaggaagaatgtgactgtggcagggactgtgaggtcacttctgtctctgcagtggatagggaagcagcaggaacGTGTCACAGAAAGGAactgtgaggtcacttgtgTCTCTGCAGTGGATAGGACAGCAGAAAGAATGTGTCATggaaagggactgtgaggtcactttTGCCTGTAGCTGTCAGGTCACCCTTGACTTCTCCCTGGGATCTGTacttttgggctgacatctgccagtggccctgctaggccagGAGAAgcacctgcttggcatgctgactgtgGGATCCCGTCTGCCTCCAGACCCAGGAGgaccaagacagaaagaaggccccCATATGGGTTGTTCTGTCCCTTCTGTaagagaacaagtcctacgaggagcggctgagggagctgggcttgttcagcctggagaagaggaggctcaggggcgaccttatcgctctctataggtacctcaagggaggctgtagcgaggtgggggttggcctgttctcccacgtgcctggtgacaggacgagggagaatgggcttaagttgagcca encodes:
- the LOC116500347 gene encoding olfactory receptor 14C36-like, with amino-acid sequence MPNSSSVSEFLLLAFADTRELQLLHFALFLGIYLAALLGNGLILTSVACDHRLHTPMYFFLLNLALLDLGCISTTLPKAMANSLWDIKTISYQRCAAQVLFYVFFFGSEFSILTIMAYDRYIAICKPLHYRSLLGSRTCAQMAAAAWASGFLNAVLHTANTFSLPLCQGNSVDQFFCEIPHILKLSCSDAYLKEFELLVFSFSLVFGCFVFIVLSYVQIFRAVLRMPSEQGRHKAFSMCLPHLAVVFVFVSTVLFAYLKPNSISSPSLDLVVSVLYSVVPPAVNPLIYSMRNQELKDALRKLMT